The window GCACACGAGCATTTAGAACAGTTTTGCATTCAATGTGTCCACATATCCTCTAATACATTTTACTTGACCTGACTTTGCAGAGTGTCAACCCGTATGTGTTGCCTACATGCATTGTGCACACATTCAATATAGTAATGATTATTATCAGATATCATTTAATCAAATTTCAGAGATTTTGACAGGGTAGTTTGCTGCTAGGGACGTACTGCTGTAGGTGTCCATCAATAATACATAATTCCGCAGCAGTTGTACATATTGAATGACTGAAAGAGACACTCACACTGACTTGttgttgagctgcaacagtttagtATTCGATTACTAAataaatcgccaactattttgataatcgactaattggttcaagtagtttttatggaataagaagagtcaaaattctctaattttactttcttaaatgtcaatattttctggtttctttgctcctctgtgacagtaaactgaatatctttggtgtgtggacaaaacaaaacatcgtctttgAGTTTGGGAGACATAATCGACATTATGCCATTGtatgacatttaatggaccaaacaactagaATACAACTAAAATAATCGCCAGATTAATCGATGGTGAAAACAATAACCGCTGGTCGCATCCGATTTGCAATGAGACTTGTCTGCACCTCTGCTTGCTGCGGTCCTTCCACACTCTTCCAGACTTTGGTTTTCCCAGCGGAATGACGGGATTCTGTTTCACGCTCGGAGCGAGACGAGGCTTCTTGTGGGGGCCGGTGTCTGGAGCCGCGGGGGCCGTCTCTGCAGGCGCGGGCCTGGGCAGGTGAGCGTCGGCCCCGTCGGCCGGCTCGGGCGCGGCGCGGGGCTCCGGTTCCGCAGACATGCTGGACTCTTGCTCGGGCACACTGGCGAGGTTCTGCTCCGGCTCCGCCgtgctcttctcctccaccgcCGGCGGCTCCTGGAGCgccgtcctcctgctcctccggctGGGAGTCCTCACCGGCTCCTCGGAGTCCAGCAGTGCGGCAGGAGTGCGCACTCTGCGGCCGCTGCGGGTCCGCCTGGTCTCCGGCGGCGGGTCGTggagctcttcctcctcctcctccacctccatgtgTACCAGTTCAGATCCGGTCTTTTCCTCTGGAACAACTTTCTGCCTCCGCGACATGTTTTCTAGATAAGTTGACAAGACCACATTACCCTCACAAACTTCCGTACCCACGTGTGGACCCTACGATGTGTACGTCGCTTTGTTTCCGAGTCAACGACGGAGGGTCAACAACGCGCCTAGCGCAACACTGCCACCTGTAGGCCTGGAGGAAGAACTGACGGTTTTATTTGAACTTTGGAGCTCATCTTTTAATTCCTTCctagtaatgataataaaaatcataCCAATAATTCACACTCAGGTAAAACTTCATATCGCTGCAATAGCCtactcatttcctgtctgtgctttatttttcctgtaTGTGCAATTTCAACATCGTATATGTGCAATCCTGTTTACACTCTACATACTCTCTTTACACCGTACGATTCAGTTTTACATTctgtgtattatttattttttatatgtacatatttccttttttttgctgatgtttCTTATTTATATCATCCCCTAACATGGCAAGATTTCCTTTGTGGGATGCAcaaaggattatcttatttcattttatctttacCTTTTATTGCCTAATCTGCATTTAAGGTGATCCacaattaatcatttttggaTCAAGATGGTTTTTGGGGGCAAATGAAGTGGCAAAAAATCAGCATCACGTTATCTCACATTAAAAGAGCCCAATATATGAAATCTTATTTAAAATGCCATTTCCCTTCCAATGTGTTATGTGTCATTTTGGTGTattatcagaatcagaattaaAATCCGGTTTATTTGTCACTTCCATACTACACACTCAAGCATACATGGGAGTGAGATACAGTTCCCATAGACCAGAGTGTAtgctatatttaaaaaagacacttttttttgtaaagacagACATAGGAACACATTGAAAATATAGAGCAAcgctaaatttaaaaaaagcttatCATGTGCTTATAATGCTGGGGCGAAACAATTAAAGAAGAAAGACCCTAATTacagacaacaaaaaagaggCACAGGgcccatgttttcttttcctcacaggTACATTGTTACAAGGGGAACATtgacaatatcttttttttccacggatttgtttgaatgtgattttaaattCGGTGGCTGtgagtttgtatttttgcattgaTAACGGTGATagtagattaaaaaagaaaaacagttacTATAATACTGAACAGCATAATAACAGTAGAAACATCAAATCCTGTACAACACTGCCACCTACTGACGAATAGGAGTACTTACACCACAACGATAAAACGATGGGGCGCGTCACATGACTCTACTTCCGTATCTCGTGATAACACGCCGCGGTGCAAACAACACAACTCGTGTTTAGGTAAATGCGCGATTTAAAGTTGCACGGACATTAATTTGTGCTTGAGACGGGACGGGGAGCAAGGTCGAGGTGAGGAACCACCATGTCTCTGCTCAGTGCCGGaagcatcctgctgctgctgctgtttggagAATCAGTAAGTAACCGATTTACAGGTTTACAGGTGTTTGCTCATTTCTCAGCACTTCATTGATTTG is drawn from Scophthalmus maximus strain ysfricsl-2021 chromosome 8, ASM2237912v1, whole genome shotgun sequence and contains these coding sequences:
- the ccdc86 gene encoding coiled-coil domain-containing protein 86, with protein sequence MSRRQKVVPEEKTGSELVHMEVEEEEEELHDPPPETRRTRSGRRVRTPAALLDSEEPVRTPSRRSRRTALQEPPAVEEKSTAEPEQNLASVPEQESSMSAEPEPRAAPEPADGADAHLPRPAPAETAPAAPDTGPHKKPRLAPSVKQNPVIPLGKPKSGRVWKDRSKQRFSALVRDKPLCTSWGKKMEAKREKELVKQFTLQLKEDKAKQREDKRKRREDNLKRRAENERKAEVVQVIRNTSKIKRMKKKQLRKIEKRDTLALLQKSQKQNSKAKGPKKPTDKDLT